A window of Bacillus sp. DX3.1 genomic DNA:
CTATACGGATCGTTAGTGAAACAAATGAAATTCCGGGTCACTATTCGTACGGAATGCATTTCTTTTTTCAAATGAATATGTTCTATTTATCTTCATATGGAAATTGTAGATTTTTTTCTGACAATATTTTATACTAAAATGGAATGTTGGGGGAGGGATTCTAAATGAATGAATTTGAACAAAACGTTCAAAGCAAACGCAATGACGCTATTGATTCAGGGGTAGGTTTTATCGTTTCATTTGGTTTTTTCGCAACACTTTTTATTATTGCAACAATTATTAAATTTATTGGTTCTTAAAGTGCGTGTTCAAAAAGGAGAATACGGAGTGTAGATTGCGCTACATGAGTACCGGACTTTTTGAACTTCCTCTTAAAGGTTGCTAATAGCAACCTTCTTTTTTACTATGCTTCATCCTATGTCAATTTACCGTGAAACGTTCCCCGTTCTCCTTGAAAAATATATACAATAGCCCCTTGCTCATCGGTTCGCCATACATCAATGTCCCTTTCCACAAAACGCTCTAAAACTTCCTGATGCGGATGACCATAGCGATTCCGATCTCCTACCGAAATAATCGCTTTTTGCGGCTGAATCTGGTCTAAAAAAACAGATGACGATGATGTTTTACTCCCATGATGACCCACCTTTAAAATATCAACTTGTAACTGTGGATATTGCTCTATGAGATTTTTTTCTCCTTTTTCCTCTAAATCCCCTGTAAACAGCCATGTGAATCCACCTAATTTTGCTTGTAACACAATCGATGTTTCATTATCCCCCTTCTCTCGTCCTTCTGGTAATAAAACAGAGAACAATGCTCCGCCCTCTCGCCAACTTTCCCCTTGCCCTACAATTTTCGTCCGTATATGCTTTTGCTTGGCAAACTGCTTCAAGTCCTTCTCTAGCGGTGTTTCTTCTATCTTCGTTCCAAATACAATCTCTTCCACAGCGATAGACTGTACTAACTCTTTTGCTGCTCCCATATGATCAGCATCCCCATGCGTTACAATTAACTTATCAATCTTTCTAACACCTTCTTTTTGTAAAAACGGAAGGAGTATATCATGTCCCACAGAAAACTCATGCTTTTTTTTCTGCCATTTTTCTTTTTTTACCGGAAGGGTTCCCCCTGTATCAATGAGATAGACCCCTTTTTCATACGGCAAACGAATCAAAATCGCATCTCCTTGTCCAACATCAATAAAAGTAACACTTCCACTGGCACGAAAATAGGAAGAGATGTAATGACATGTACTGATAAAGAGAAAAAGACTCACAAAGAGAAGCCGAAATTTCTTCCCAATCAACCCTTCCCAAAAAATGAATACACAAATAATACTAAAACAATATAAAGCCACAAGGAACGGAGGAGGTTGCCCAAAAATAAGACGGATAAACGGGAGGGTTTCACAATACTGAAGAACATCATTTGAAAACGTTAAGCACACTGATAATCCATGCGCAATCCATATAGATATAGAGGGTACAACTAACATACAAACAAGAATAACGAGGCAACAAGGTAACACAAAACAAGATAAGAACGGGACATATATCATATTGAGAAGAACACTATATGGGGAAAAATAACCGAAATGATATAATAAAATAGGAGTACTAGCAAGCTGTGAAATAACCGAAAGATAGATTGCATTTCGAATGAGGCCATTTTCACGATGTAAAAGCCGACTTGCTGAAAGTAATAATGCAAAACTACCAACAAATGAAAATTGAAATCCAATATCAAATAACACATAAGGGTTATATAAAAACATCAGCATAGCCGTTATACTAAGGGCATCCAGGCTTGAAACACGAACAGAATGCATCAGTGTAGCTAATAACATTACACCCGTTACAGAGGCTCGTACGACAGATGGAGAAGCCCCTGCTAAAAACATGTACAAAGGAATACAAACAATGAGGCAAATCGTGGTCATTTCCCGTGTCATTCCGATTCGTAGTAAAATAAAATACCCAATTGCAATTAGCAGTACAATATGCGAACCTGAAATCGCCAAAAGATGGGTAAGGCCAAATTGTTGATATTGTTCTTCTACTTCAAATGACATCAGCTGCCGGTCTCCAAATACTAAAGCATTCATAAACGCTCCAGTTTGTCCGGGGAACATTTCTTCCACCGATGAAACCGCGCTTTGCCGCAGTGAAAATATCCACTGCACAAACGTCGAAGATTCTTGCATACAATTTGAAATTGATCCCGCTTCAAATAAAAAATGAATCTGTTGCTTGTATAAATAGTCACGATAGTCAAACCCATAAAAATTCCGTGCTTGCGGTGGTTCCTTTAATTTCCCATTGAACGTACAGCTCATACCAATCCACAACTGCTTCAAGCTTTCTTTTTGTTCATACGACTGTATTTTATAAAAGAGTTGCAACGTATCTCTATCATTTACCTCTATTTGAAAAGAAAGTCGATCACCGTTTATCAGAGGGGATGTTTGAATAACACCTTTTACAGTTTCACTGTTTAAGGATTGTCGAGGATGGTTTTGCCTTTCTATATATGCTACGTAGAAAGAACTAACTATATATGTGAGGATACATATAAGGAGGACTTGACGAGAATTTCGATATATACAAAACAGGACATAACAGCCAAACAAACTTATATACAACATTGAAAACGAGGAACAGGCTGTTGCAATCCCTATAGCAAACGAAATTGCAACATACCCCCATTGTCCACGCAACTCATACTCCCCCCTTACAGAAGATGTTTAAAAAGTCCGGTAAAGATAGCTATCGCATTTCTTCGTTACGTCACCACTTCGGTACTCATGTATATAAATCCATTTTGATCTTTCGACATATAAGCCGCGGCTATGGATAACAAAAGGTGACCTGCACTCGTTTTCTCTCTTTGTTTTCACTATGTCTGGGCAGGAAAAGGATCTGACCGCTTCTATGCATGGCCGGATGCTCTCTTCCACCTAAAAAGAAGGGTTTTATGTCGGTTTTTTAATTTGTATTTATATAGTTCAATCTACACTCCGTATCCTCCTGGCTTCCGCGCCTCGAGCTACTCAGCTCTCTTTATCCTCCTTTTTGAACAAGCACTTACAGCATATCTTTTGCTTTAGCGAATACTTGTTGTAATTCATCCATTGTAAGATCATCTTTCTCTAAAGATGCAAAAAGTTCTTTTACTTGTATAATACGTTGTTGCTGTTCTAACGTTGTAATATCATATTCAAGCGGGACATGTTTCACTTTTACATTTGCTTGCTGGAATAATTCAACAGCATACGGATGGTTTTTATAGTCTTGCGCATAATACACAGCCGTAATACCACTTTGAATAATCGCTTTACAGCATTGCAAACAAGGAAAATGCGTGACGTAAATTTCTGCACCGTCTGTTTTTGCACCAAATTTAGCACATTGCAACAGCGCATTCATCTCCGCATGAATGGTACGGACGCAATGATTATCAATGACATAACAACCATCGTCTATACAATGCACACCACCTGTAATCGAACCATTATATCCACCCGCAATAATTCGCTTATCACGGACAATTGTCGCCCCTACCGCAAGCCTTGTACATGTGCTACGCAGTGATAACAAATGGCTTTGTGTCATAAAATATTGATCCCAAGAAATTCTTTCCATATCTTCACCTACTTTTTCATCTACTTGTAGTGTAGCGAAAGAGGAAAAAGTTCGTCAATCTTTTATGGAATAATTATTTGATCTTTTATTTTTTCAAGAGACTTTTCTCCAATTCCATCCACTTCCAATAAATCCTCCACTTTTTGAAACGGTCCACGCTGCTCACGATATTTCATAATATTTTCTGCTTTTCGAGGTCCAATACCCGGTATTTTTTCAAGCTGCTCTTTTGATGCCGCATTAATTTGAATTTTCCCCTCTTGTTGTGAAGACGGGCTAGTTCCCTGCACTTGGTCTCCTTTTTTCGGAACATAAAGTAGCATTTGATCTTGAACGACCTGCGCTAAATTCACCTTTGCTACATCTGCTTCTGGTAAAAAACCTCCTGCTTTTTCAATGCTATCCTTTACACGCGCTCCAGTTTGCAACTCATATACGCCTTCACGGTGTACAGCTCCTTTTATATCAATCATAATTGTTTTTTTCTGTTGTTTTGACTCTTCTAATTTTAATTTACTTTTCCTCTCTTCAGCCTTCTCATTTGTTTCCAGTTTTACGACTTGCTGCTCAGGTTGGTGCTTTGTCTGCCATATAAATAATAAAAAAACTACTCCAATAGCCCCTAATAAAGCAAACCACTTCTTTTGAAAATTCATCATCATTTTATACCTCCAATTCATAATTTCACAACATGATTCATATTGTTTAGGAGAAAGATGTTACGAAGGAGGGGATGAAACATTGAACATAGGAATCATAGGGACAGGAAACATGGGGAACATACTCATCGATGCATGCTTGGAAACCCGTGCTGTCAAGCCTTCGTGCCTTACTATTATTAATCGTACGCTCGCAAAAGCATATCATATAAAAGAAAAGTATCCTTCTATTCATATAGCAAAGACGATACAAGAAGTAATTGAGCGTTCACAACTTATTTTCATTTGTGTAAAGCCTTTAGATATATATCCGATTTTGACAAAACACGCCGCTCATTTTACAAATGAAAAATGCCTTGTTTCTATTACAAGTCCAATATCGGCTTCTCAATTAGAAAAGATTGTACCGTGTCACGTAGCACGTATTATTCCAAGCATCACAAACCGAGCGTTCTCTGGTGCTTCACTTTTTACATTTGGGAAAAACTGTTCAAACGAATGGGAACAAAAGTTGTTTCGTTTATTTAAAAACATTTCTACCCCTATTGTGATTCGAGAGGATATCACACGAGTTTCATCTGATATCGCAAGTTGTGGGCCTGCATTCTTCAGCTATTTATTACAATGTTTCATCGATGCCGCTGTAGACAAAACCAATATTACCCATGAAGAAGCAACTACTTTAGCAAGTGAGATGATTATTGGGATGGGGAAACTACTAGAAAAAGGAATCTTCACATTACCAACTCTGCAAGAGAAAGTATGCGTAAAAGGCGGTGTTACCGGAGAAGGGATTCGCATTTTAGAAGATCACGTTGGAGACATGTTTGAGAAATTATTCGAGCGGACACATGAAAAATACGATGAAGATATAGCAGAGGTCGAACAGCAATTTAATAAGCACACGTAAATAATACGCCATGATTATACAAAATCCTCTTATTGATTCTCATCTTTTTTCACAGTACATTTCGTTTTAACATTTTTTTTATATTTTACATGTATCTTTTTCAACTCTTTCTATACGTAAATTGACATATTCCACTCTAAACAAAAAAGCAACCAAATTGGTTGCTTTTTTTGTTTAGCCGTTCTTTTTCGCCATAAAAAAGATTCGTTCTGTTTGTTCCGTTATTTCCGTGCGTTCAAAATCACCCGTTACACGAAGCACTGTAAATCCAGCTTCTTCAAGCCATTTCGTCAGCAATTCAACAGAATATGCACGTTGCATATGAAATTCATCAAAACGATGATACACTCCCACCTCTTGATCCTGCACAAAAAATGTAAGATCATGTTCAACACTATTCGGCTCTTCACCAGGGAAGCAATTCCAAATAAGAGCAACTTCTTCACCATTCACTGTATATGTTTCATTTTGAAACACATGATGAATTTTATAAAATGAGTGTACATCAAACAAAAACAAACCATCTTTTCGCAAATGATGAAACACACGTCTAAACGCTTCTTGCACATCTTCCTCTTGCAATAAGTAATTTAATGAATCACAAAAAATCGTCACACAATCAAACTCACCCGGAACATCCAGTTCACGCATATCTTGTTGATAAAAGGGAATAAAGTGTCCTTCTTCCCCAAGCTTTTGTTGTGCAACTGTTAACATTTCTTCCGAAAGATCAACACCAATGACGTCATAACCTGCCTTGACAAGTGGAAGCGTTACATTCCCGGTTCCGCAAGCTACATCAAGAATTTTCGCGTCTTTCATCCCTGCCTGCCGTAAGCTTTCCTCAGTGAATTCTACCCATTTATCATAGGGAACATCGTTCATGAGTTCGTCATATAGCAAAGCAAATTGCTCGTATCTCATTGGCTTAACTCTTTTGTAATATCTTCACGTGGTACATCGCCCCATAGACGTTCTAAATTATAGTGATTACGCTCATCCTTATGGAATACATGCGCCACTACATCACCAAGGTCTACTAAAACCCAGCGCGCTTCATCGAAACCTTCCATACGTTGCACATCAATTTCAAACTCGTGTGCTTTCGCCTTAATTTCACGAGCAATCGCTTGTACCTGTTTATCTGAATTACCATGGCAAATAATGAAATAATCCGCAATCGGCGAAATACCTTGCATATTTAATACAACCATATCTTCTGCTTTTTTATCATCAGCTGCTTGTGCTGCCAATACTAATAGTTCTTTATCTTTCATTCAGTAACTTCCTCCTTTAGGGCCGCATTGTATGTTTGAAATGTTAGCGGATAAATGGTTTGATCCTTTTCCATTAAAAATTGAATCGTGCGCTTTAATGCAAATAATAATGCTTTATTTATATCTTCACGCGCCAATTCACGTGCTTCTTCAACACCTGGAAATTTACGACCCGGTTCAATATAATCCGCCACATAAATGACTTTATCAAGCATCGTCATACTTTCATGACCGCTTGTATGATATGTAATGGCTTGTAAAATTTCATGATCTGTAATACCGACTTCTTTTTCTACTAAGTATGCCCCAACCGGAGCATGCCATAACTCTTTATTAAACTGAAGTAAATCTTTTGGCAATTCTTCTCGTTTAATAATTTCTTCCATTTCTTGAATCGGTCTACATTTTGCATAATCATGAAAAATAGCAGCCATCTCTGCTTTTTTCTCATTAACACCATATAGCTTCGCAAGTTCAATTGCAGTTTCCATTACGCCAATTGTGTGAATATAACGCTTTTCATGCATTTGTTGTTTCACAATTTCAAGTGCTTGCTTACGATCCATACAACCCATTCCTCTCAATATATGCCTGTACTTGTTTCGGAAGCAAATACTTGCACGTTTTCTTCTTCACAAATCTTTCACGTAAAAGCGAAGAAGAAACGGCAAATTCCGGAATCTCTATTGTGACAATTTGATAAGGCGTATGCAATGTATAACCCGGCCTCGCAACCCCAACAAATGTTACGAGTTGGAGTAATGCATCGATGTTATACCATTTTGGTAAATACTCCACCATATCTCCGCCAATAATAAAATAAAACTGTATGTCCGAATGCTTCTCTGTCAATTGTAACATAGTGTCATACGTATAGGATGGGCCCTCACGGTTCAGCTCTTCTAAACAAATGGAGAAATGATCCTCTTGTTCAATTGCTAGCTCTAACATGTTCAATCGATTTTCTACACTTGTAATACTGCGACCCTGTTTATGAGGCGGAATTTGATTTGGTAAAAACCAAATTTCATCAAGCTGCAATGCATCGTATACCTCATTTGCAATCAACAAATGTCCATGATGCGGCGGATCGAATGTACCACCAATGATTCCAACCTTTTTCAAAGGAAACTCCCCCTTCTACCCCGCATTAACAGGCAGTAAGACCCCACCTCAAAATTCGAGATATTTAGGGGATAACTGCATGTTAAAGCCCGATTGGTTCAACTAATCATCAGGGCATCCCCTGATGAAAGTTTCACTTTATCCCGCACGTAACGGACATGGATTGTGGAAACGATTTATACACATTCAATCCGGAAAACTTTCCCTTTATGGAAGTTTGATTTGTTTGTTTTCTCTTGACTCTTTGTATAAAACAATTGTGCCTCCAATTACTTGTACAATTTCTGCTCTTGCCCCTTGCGCAAGTTCTTCTGCAACTTCATGACGATCAAATTCACAGTTTTGTAGTACACTCACTTTGAATAGCTCACGAACTTCTAATGCTTCTCCAATTTGTTTTACCATATTTTCATTTACGCCGCCTTTTCCTACTTGAAAAATCGGTGTTAAGTGATGTGCCTTCGCACGTAAAAATCGTTTTTGTTTTCCTGTTAACATATATTTAGCCTCCAAGCTTTTTCTTTACTAGTTGTTTCATTCGTTCAACGTCTGGTAAGCGTCCTGTCCACATTTCAAACGCCAGTGCTCCTTGATAAACAAACATATCAATTCCATTTTGTACAATTGCCCCCTGCGCTCTAGCATCTTGCAGTAACTTTGTCTCTAACGGATTATAAATGATATCCGAAACAATTGCTCCTTGTTTGAGAGAACCAATTTGCAGAGGGGTATTTTTGACATGTGGATGCATACCTACCGTCGTTGTATGAATGATAATATCATAATTCACTTGCTCTTGTGTTGCTTGCTCTAAAGAAAGAGCATGCGACCCAATATTCGTTTGACATCCAGCAATAAGCTGGGCTGCCTTTTCCACTGTACGATTCGCAATATCAATTTCTTTTACACCTGCATCTATAAGTGAAAAATAGATAGCACGGCATGCGCCTCCTGCACCAAGTAATAAAATACGCTTCTGGTGCAAGGGCTCTTTACTAAGAGATTGTAATGAACGTACATAGCCGATTCCATCTGTATTATAGCCGATTAATTTTCCGTCTTTATGAAGCACTGTATTAACAGCACCAATTTGCCCTGCTAACGGATCAATGTTATCCAAGTACTCCATGATAGAAACTTTATGCGGAGTTGTTACATTAAAGCCCGAAACTCCTAATGCCTTCAACCCTTTCACCGCTTCTGCCAACGCATTCTCTTCTACGCGAAACGCGTGATAATGAGCATCTATACCGCAATATTGAAACGCATCGTTATGCATGAACGGTGATAATGAATGTCCGATTGGATTTCCAATTACGCCATATAATTGTTTCATAAGCTCTCTCCAGTTTAAATTAAAGATTTACGTAATGAAACACTAACTCCTTTTGGTACATGCGCTACAATTTTCGCTCCTGGCTCGTTCACAGTAACCCAGCCTAATCCAGAAAATACAACATCTGTTTTCGGCTCACGAATATTAAATTCGTATTTCACAAGCCCAGGCATGTTTTCTAGTTCTTCTGGAGTTGGTGGATTTAATAATTCTCCAGCATGTTTTTCATACAATTCATCTGCTTTTTCAAGCTTCGTACGATGAATTGGTAGACGGTTTGATACGTGGCAAGTGAATGCACGGCGACCAC
This region includes:
- a CDS encoding class I SAM-dependent methyltransferase gives rise to the protein MRYEQFALLYDELMNDVPYDKWVEFTEESLRQAGMKDAKILDVACGTGNVTLPLVKAGYDVIGVDLSEEMLTVAQQKLGEEGHFIPFYQQDMRELDVPGEFDCVTIFCDSLNYLLQEEDVQEAFRRVFHHLRKDGLFLFDVHSFYKIHHVFQNETYTVNGEEVALIWNCFPGEEPNSVEHDLTFFVQDQEVGVYHRFDEFHMQRAYSVELLTKWLEEAGFTVLRVTGDFERTEITEQTERIFFMAKKNG
- the yqeK gene encoding bis(5'-nucleosyl)-tetraphosphatase (symmetrical) YqeK, whose protein sequence is MDRKQALEIVKQQMHEKRYIHTIGVMETAIELAKLYGVNEKKAEMAAIFHDYAKCRPIQEMEEIIKREELPKDLLQFNKELWHAPVGAYLVEKEVGITDHEILQAITYHTSGHESMTMLDKVIYVADYIEPGRKFPGVEEARELAREDINKALLFALKRTIQFLMEKDQTIYPLTFQTYNAALKEEVTE
- a CDS encoding helix-hairpin-helix domain-containing protein, with translation MMMNFQKKWFALLGAIGVVFLLFIWQTKHQPEQQVVKLETNEKAEERKSKLKLEESKQQKKTIMIDIKGAVHREGVYELQTGARVKDSIEKAGGFLPEADVAKVNLAQVVQDQMLLYVPKKGDQVQGTSPSSQQEGKIQINAASKEQLEKIPGIGPRKAENIMKYREQRGPFQKVEDLLEVDGIGEKSLEKIKDQIIIP
- the yhbY gene encoding ribosome assembly RNA-binding protein YhbY; translated protein: MLTGKQKRFLRAKAHHLTPIFQVGKGGVNENMVKQIGEALEVRELFKVSVLQNCEFDRHEVAEELAQGARAEIVQVIGGTIVLYKESRENKQIKLP
- the comER gene encoding late competence protein ComER, which gives rise to MNIGIIGTGNMGNILIDACLETRAVKPSCLTIINRTLAKAYHIKEKYPSIHIAKTIQEVIERSQLIFICVKPLDIYPILTKHAAHFTNEKCLVSITSPISASQLEKIVPCHVARIIPSITNRAFSGASLFTFGKNCSNEWEQKLFRLFKNISTPIVIREDITRVSSDIASCGPAFFSYLLQCFIDAAVDKTNITHEEATTLASEMIIGMGKLLEKGIFTLPTLQEKVCVKGGVTGEGIRILEDHVGDMFEKLFERTHEKYDEDIAEVEQQFNKHT
- a CDS encoding YqzM family protein, whose product is MNEFEQNVQSKRNDAIDSGVGFIVSFGFFATLFIIATIIKFIGS
- the rsfS gene encoding ribosome silencing factor gives rise to the protein MKDKELLVLAAQAADDKKAEDMVVLNMQGISPIADYFIICHGNSDKQVQAIAREIKAKAHEFEIDVQRMEGFDEARWVLVDLGDVVAHVFHKDERNHYNLERLWGDVPREDITKELSQ
- a CDS encoding ComE operon protein 2; this translates as MERISWDQYFMTQSHLLSLRSTCTRLAVGATIVRDKRIIAGGYNGSITGGVHCIDDGCYVIDNHCVRTIHAEMNALLQCAKFGAKTDGAEIYVTHFPCLQCCKAIIQSGITAVYYAQDYKNHPYAVELFQQANVKVKHVPLEYDITTLEQQQRIIQVKELFASLEKDDLTMDELQQVFAKAKDML
- a CDS encoding nicotinate-nucleotide adenylyltransferase encodes the protein MKKVGIIGGTFDPPHHGHLLIANEVYDALQLDEIWFLPNQIPPHKQGRSITSVENRLNMLELAIEQEDHFSICLEELNREGPSYTYDTMLQLTEKHSDIQFYFIIGGDMVEYLPKWYNIDALLQLVTFVGVARPGYTLHTPYQIVTIEIPEFAVSSSLLRERFVKKKTCKYLLPKQVQAYIERNGLYGS
- the aroE gene encoding shikimate dehydrogenase, whose protein sequence is MKQLYGVIGNPIGHSLSPFMHNDAFQYCGIDAHYHAFRVEENALAEAVKGLKALGVSGFNVTTPHKVSIMEYLDNIDPLAGQIGAVNTVLHKDGKLIGYNTDGIGYVRSLQSLSKEPLHQKRILLLGAGGACRAIYFSLIDAGVKEIDIANRTVEKAAQLIAGCQTNIGSHALSLEQATQEQVNYDIIIHTTTVGMHPHVKNTPLQIGSLKQGAIVSDIIYNPLETKLLQDARAQGAIVQNGIDMFVYQGALAFEMWTGRLPDVERMKQLVKKKLGG
- a CDS encoding DNA internalization-related competence protein ComEC/Rec2, which codes for MRGQWGYVAISFAIGIATACSSFSMLYISLFGCYVLFCIYRNSRQVLLICILTYIVSSFYVAYIERQNHPRQSLNSETVKGVIQTSPLINGDRLSFQIEVNDRDTLQLFYKIQSYEQKESLKQLWIGMSCTFNGKLKEPPQARNFYGFDYRDYLYKQQIHFLFEAGSISNCMQESSTFVQWIFSLRQSAVSSVEEMFPGQTGAFMNALVFGDRQLMSFEVEEQYQQFGLTHLLAISGSHIVLLIAIGYFILLRIGMTREMTTICLIVCIPLYMFLAGASPSVVRASVTGVMLLATLMHSVRVSSLDALSITAMLMFLYNPYVLFDIGFQFSFVGSFALLLSASRLLHRENGLIRNAIYLSVISQLASTPILLYHFGYFSPYSVLLNMIYVPFLSCFVLPCCLVILVCMLVVPSISIWIAHGLSVCLTFSNDVLQYCETLPFIRLIFGQPPPFLVALYCFSIICVFIFWEGLIGKKFRLLFVSLFLFISTCHYISSYFRASGSVTFIDVGQGDAILIRLPYEKGVYLIDTGGTLPVKKEKWQKKKHEFSVGHDILLPFLQKEGVRKIDKLIVTHGDADHMGAAKELVQSIAVEEIVFGTKIEETPLEKDLKQFAKQKHIRTKIVGQGESWREGGALFSVLLPEGREKGDNETSIVLQAKLGGFTWLFTGDLEEKGEKNLIEQYPQLQVDILKVGHHGSKTSSSSVFLDQIQPQKAIISVGDRNRYGHPHQEVLERFVERDIDVWRTDEQGAIVYIFQGERGTFHGKLT